In Rattus norvegicus strain BN/NHsdMcwi chromosome 1, GRCr8, whole genome shotgun sequence, a genomic segment contains:
- the Irx4 gene encoding iroquois-class homeodomain protein IRX-4, with amino-acid sequence MSYPQFGYPYSSAPQFLMTTNSLSTCCESGGRTLADSGPAASAQAPVYCPVYESRLLATARHELNSAAALGVYGSPYSSSQGYGNYVTYGSEASAFYSLNSFESKDGTGSSHAGLPPTAAAAYYPYEPTLGQYPYDRYGTVDSGTRRKNATRETTSTLKAWLQEHRKNPYPTKGEKIMLAIITKMTLTQVSTWFANARRRLKKENKMTWPPRNKCADEKRPYGEGEEEEAGEEESREEPLKSVKSEGPAGKEDKELELSDLEDFDPLDTETSECELKTPFQPLDSVPERIPPSSDGPGTGKEAPVTLRMPLGTADGAVMDGDLERARNCLRSTVVAPDSGAEGGPQACEAKLTFAPAGAPPNLETKPRIWSLAHTATAAAATALSQTEFPSCMLKRQGSTGASAVTPASSPAVPAASGTLDRHQDSPVTSLRNWVDGVFHDPILRHSTLNQAWATAKGALLDPGPLGRNLGAGTNVLTTPLACSFRPTVPQDVSPAGASRELLATPKASGKPFCT; translated from the exons ATGTCCTACCCGCAGTTTGGATACCCCTATTCCTCCGCTCCTCAG TTCCTGATGACCACCAACTCCCTGAGCACGTGCTGCGAGTCGGGCGGCCGCACACTGGCTGACTCCGGGCCTGCAGCCTCGGCCCAGGCGCCCGTCTACTGCCCTGTCTACGAGAGCCGGCTGCTGGCCACTGCACGCCACGAACTCAATTCTGCCGCCGCGCTCGGTGTCTATGGGAGCCCCTACAGCAGCTCGCAAGGCTATGGCAATTACGTGACCTATGGTTCTGAGGCATCTGCTTTCTACTCGCTG AACAGCTTCGAGTCCAAGGATGGCACAGGATCTTCGCACGCCGGCCTACCACCCACTGCAGCTGCAGCCTACTACCCTTATGAGCCAACTCTGGGCCAGTACCCTTATGACAG GTACGGAACCGTGGACAGCGGCACGCGGCGCAAGAATGCCACCCGGGAGACCACCAGCACACTTAAGGCCTGGCTGCAGGAGCATCGAAAGAACCCGTACCCCACCAAAGGAGAGAAGATCATGCTGGCCATCATCACCAAGATGACCCTCACACAGGTCTCCACCTGGTTCGCCAATGCACGCCGGCGCCTCAAGAAGGAGAACAAGATGACCTGGCCACCTAGAAATAAATGTGCAGATGAGAAGAGGCCAtatggggagggtgaggaggaggaagctggagAGGAGGAGTCACGGGAGGAGCCTCTCAAGAGTGTCAAGAGCGAAG GTCCTGCTGGCAAAGAGGACAAGGAACTAGAACTCAGTGACTTGGAAGACTTCGACCCTCTAGATACAGAAACCTCAGAGTGTGAGCTGAAGACGCCCTTCCAGCCCCTGGATAGTGTACCAGAGAGGATTCCTCCTTCATCTGACGGTCCTGGCACCGGCAAGGAGGCCCCTGTCACACTCCGGATGCCCCTGGGCACTGCTGATGGAGCTGTTATGGATGGGGATCTGGAGAGGGCACGGAACTGCCTCCGGAGCACAGTGGTAGCTCCTGACTCTGGCGCTGAGGGCGGCCCACAAGCCTGCGAAGCTAAACTGACTTTTGCTCCGGCCGGAGCGCCGCCAAATCTGGAGACCAAGCCCCGCATCTGGTCCTTGGCGCACACAGctactgctgctgcagccaccgcTCTGAGCCAGACTGAGTTTCCCTCCTGCATGCTGAAACGCCAAGGTTCAACGGGTGCATCCGCGGTGACGCCTGCGTCCTCACCTGCAGTCCCGGCCGCTTCTGGAACTCTGGATAGGCACCAAGACTCCCCAGTAACTAGCCTCAGAAACTGGGTGGATGGTGTATTTCATGATCCCATCCTTAGACACAGCACTTTGAACCAGGCCTGGGCCACCGCTAAGGGCGCACTTCTGGATCCCGGCCCTCTAGGACGCAATCTGGGGGCGGGTACCAACGTACTGACGACGCCCCTGGCTTGCTCCTTCCGACCTACGGTGCCCCAAGACGTCTCACCTGCAGGGGCCTCCCGGGAGCTGCTGGCTACGCCCAAGGCCAGTGGCAAACCCTTCTGCACTTAA